From a single Paenibacillus sp. FSL R5-0345 genomic region:
- a CDS encoding SRPBCC family protein, producing MSLVSQIVVNSNLDLVWKAWTEADRLSEWFAPEALVELKEGGKYELYFDPSNKQSMSTAGCKILRIEAPHTLVFEWKGPDPFSEVMNKPANLTQIEMKLKALSDGTLVTICHSGWTESEPSQNARSWHEQAWAQMLSSLKNKLEAGQGILCCQ from the coding sequence ATGAGTCTAGTATCACAAATCGTCGTAAACAGTAATCTAGATTTGGTATGGAAGGCATGGACTGAAGCGGATCGTCTATCGGAATGGTTTGCACCAGAAGCATTAGTCGAATTGAAGGAAGGCGGGAAATACGAACTTTACTTCGATCCTAGCAACAAGCAATCGATGAGTACCGCTGGCTGTAAAATACTTCGGATAGAAGCACCTCATACACTCGTCTTTGAATGGAAAGGTCCTGATCCGTTCTCTGAAGTCATGAATAAGCCCGCAAATCTAACACAGATTGAGATGAAATTGAAAGCTCTTTCCGATGGTACACTTGTTACGATATGTCATTCGGGATGGACAGAATCTGAACCGTCACAAAACGCTAGAAGCTGGCATGAGCAGGCTTGGGCACAGATGCTTTCAAGTCTTAAGAACAAGTTAGAGGCAGGTCAAGGAATATTGTGCTGTCAATAA
- a CDS encoding VOC family protein translates to MPNISVISINIADMTAAIDFYCNKLGFEISTQYDDCLVSLKHEPIPIVLCQVELNTQVQYPRESQVVIGLQVEDLVASIQQYKLLGIKVLYDEPRECPPGIYNAIEDPFGNVIELLEYS, encoded by the coding sequence ATGCCTAATATCAGTGTTATTTCTATTAACATAGCAGATATGACTGCTGCCATTGATTTCTATTGTAATAAATTAGGATTCGAAATCTCCACCCAATATGATGATTGCCTTGTTAGCTTGAAGCACGAACCTATCCCGATTGTACTCTGTCAAGTGGAGCTCAATACTCAAGTTCAGTATCCAAGAGAATCACAAGTTGTAATTGGACTCCAAGTCGAGGACCTAGTCGCTTCTATTCAGCAATATAAGCTGCTTGGTATCAAAGTGCTATACGATGAACCTCGCGAGTGTCCTCCAGGCATCTATAACGCCATTGAAGATCCGTTTGGCAATGTAATTGAACTGTTGGAATATAGCTAA
- a CDS encoding GNAT family N-acetyltransferase, with protein MITLRKITLENRRAIFNLEVSDDQRRFVASNLSSMASCYVLVTNGGHPIPFAIYADEEPVGFVMLTYGITGYEVPSFVNDSYCILRLMIDKRYQNQGYGREAMRRILEFIRTLPAGPAQYCWISYKADNLPAKRLYESFGFRDSGEIIEGEQTTLLRL; from the coding sequence ATGATTACTCTCAGAAAGATTACACTAGAAAACCGACGTGCCATTTTTAACCTGGAAGTTTCAGATGATCAACGTCGCTTCGTTGCGTCCAATTTATCAAGTATGGCTTCGTGTTATGTCCTTGTAACCAATGGTGGTCATCCAATTCCGTTTGCGATTTACGCGGATGAAGAGCCGGTTGGTTTTGTGATGTTGACTTATGGAATCACTGGATATGAAGTTCCATCATTCGTGAACGATAGCTATTGTATCCTGCGACTAATGATTGATAAACGATACCAGAATCAGGGATACGGTCGAGAAGCCATGAGAAGAATTTTGGAATTTATCCGCACCTTACCAGCAGGTCCCGCACAATATTGCTGGATTTCTTATAAGGCTGATAACTTGCCCGCTAAAAGACTTTATGAAAGCTTCGGCTTCCGTGACAGCGGCGAAATTATTGAAGGCGAGCAAACGACCCTATTGCGACTTTGA